The DNA segment AACCGATAACAGCGTCTGATTTTCGTTTGATTTTGTCTGCACATCCATGCGAAACGATCGACCGCGTAGGTGCATGTGAGGCGTCACCGACAGCAGTTCGCTGCCGGGCGAGAATCCGCTAAGTTGCATCGGTACTTCGAACGCAGGATTTCGAGGGGGAATTTCAAATTCATGATCGATGACCAATCGAGTCGAAACCTGATATTCAACCTCTTGGTCCGACGCATACCAGACTCCCATTTTCGATAGGTCCGTCGTCGCGGTTCCGTTGGGGGTATAGTGCATTTGGAACACTAGTTTGGAACCCGCTTGCACGCGACGTGCGTAGCCGGAAGGTAGTTTTCGGGTTCGTTGTCCAGGGACATATCCGCCCAACCAACCGACTCCTGACATCCCCGATCCATCCGGCGGCCGTACAAACACGATCGCATGGTGGACCACCGTCGAATCGCCTGGAATGACCTGAGCCGCGGTCACCCAGCGGTCGGTGGTCCAGCCCGGATCGACAACAAAATATTGGTATTCGATCACGCCATCGGCGGGAACCGAAAACGGGCGGGAACGCATTTCCCACTGTTCGTCAGGAAGCGATGTCAGGTGCCAAGGGGCAGCCGAAGCAGCTTGCTCGCGAATCGGCTGGTTGGATTGTTCGTTTTCAGAGGAATGGTTGGAAGCGTCTTGAGCGATATCGGCGTCGTTGCGAATTCCTTCCGGCATTCCCGCTTCGATCCAGTCAGCGATGATTTGCCGATCGGCATCGGGGACGCGGCGAGCCCCTACGAATTCGCCGAAGCGGGGATCCGCATGCCATGGGGGCATCCGTCCGTTTTCAATCACTTCTAGCGTCATATCGGCCCAGCCGGCTACCTCGTCATAATCGATCAACGCCATCGGACCGATCTCGCCCTCGCGGTGGCATTCGACGCAGTGCTTGTTTAGCAGCGGAGCAACGTCGGTCCAGTACGTCGGTCCCTTTCCGTCCGTTGATCGATGGCGGTCGCTGCGGTGGTACGTGATCAGGCAACCAACCCCTTCGGTTTCGGGAACGGCGATCGGCTGCCCCATGTCCAACGCGACCAATGCGTCGTGTAGTTCATGCTTGGTTGGTTTGGCACGCCGAAGGCCCGGTTCGTACTGATCATCGATTCGTCCTTGGTAAACGACGTTTAGGTCACCACTAAGGACAAACACTTGAGGCGTCCTGACCGCACCGAACAGTTTTGCCAAACGCTGATCGACATCCTTGATCAGTGGGAAGAGGATCTTGGTTTCTTGTTGGTAAGCTTGGATTTCTGCCGGGGAGTCCTGGCGATTGCTGTCGACGCCAAGAAACTGAAAACCGGAATCTTCAAATTGGTCTGCCAACCGTTGCAACCGTGGTGCGTAAAGTCTTGCGAGTGGGCATTCGGTTCCAAGAAAGCAAAGCACAATCGGTCGGTTCGGCTGCCATTCAATCGGATCGCCGTTGACGGTCCGCGCGGGAAACGATTCCAGAGTGACCGAAGGGCTGGCAGGATTGCTGACTGGGCCTAGGTCAGGCGGTGCAGCGACGACTGGCGATCGGCGATTGGGAACGGCCGATAGCGACAAAGCGATGACGACCAATGCGGTCCAAGATTTAGTCCAGCAGTTCATGAAATCCATTTGCCTATGACGAACTGTATATGGCGATGACCAATGCCCCGATCAGTAACAAACAGATTGCAAGCATCAGGCTGATCAGTTTGATTCGTTTCTGTTTGCGTTTACTTCGTATGACGCCCGGTTGGTTGTCTCCTTGGAACTCCGCCGTTGGTTCGTTCACAACGATACGCGTCGGCGGGACCGCAACCACCGGGGCCGCTGGGATGCCAGGAATGTTCGCGGGAGGGATCGGCGGAGTCGCGACGCTTAGTTCAGGCAACACCTCTTCCGCCGACCGCCACTGAGCCCAGCCATCGCGCCAGAGCAAGGAGCTGGAACCAACGCGGCCCTGTTCGATCCACTCGCACAGGAGGTCTCCTCCAGCGGGCCCATACTGACCACCGGAACTGGGGCGAACATACCAGATTGCGTCAGGAGCCGAATCCAATTGAGCAAATCGACGTGCGACGGACGTCGCTGTTTCTTGTGTCGGAGCGGGTACCGGATCGATGGTGTTTGAAGATTCGTCGGAGGCGGCGGCTGGTTCCGGAAAGGATGGGGCTTCAGCCGGC comes from the Roseimaritima multifibrata genome and includes:
- a CDS encoding redoxin domain-containing protein translates to MNCWTKSWTALVVIALSLSAVPNRRSPVVAAPPDLGPVSNPASPSVTLESFPARTVNGDPIEWQPNRPIVLCFLGTECPLARLYAPRLQRLADQFEDSGFQFLGVDSNRQDSPAEIQAYQQETKILFPLIKDVDQRLAKLFGAVRTPQVFVLSGDLNVVYQGRIDDQYEPGLRRAKPTKHELHDALVALDMGQPIAVPETEGVGCLITYHRSDRHRSTDGKGPTYWTDVAPLLNKHCVECHREGEIGPMALIDYDEVAGWADMTLEVIENGRMPPWHADPRFGEFVGARRVPDADRQIIADWIEAGMPEGIRNDADIAQDASNHSSENEQSNQPIREQAASAAPWHLTSLPDEQWEMRSRPFSVPADGVIEYQYFVVDPGWTTDRWVTAAQVIPGDSTVVHHAIVFVRPPDGSGMSGVGWLGGYVPGQRTRKLPSGYARRVQAGSKLVFQMHYTPNGTATTDLSKMGVWYASDQEVEYQVSTRLVIDHEFEIPPRNPAFEVPMQLSGFSPGSELLSVTPHMHLRGRSFRMDVQTKSNENQTLLSVPEYDFNWQHTYQFVSPLQLDEIERLEMSVQFDNSAGNPNNPAPDEYVTWGDQTWEEMSLAYLDIATPIAPRASRRRSNPPPDAQAMQQQALQQKQTKQATFDFLKKFDGNGDGIVVPEETPLAFQRFGFRKFDLNDDDRLDQNEIEQAAAARR
- a CDS encoding DUF4339 domain-containing protein, whose translation is MPAEAPSFPEPAAASDESSNTIDPVPAPTQETATSVARRFAQLDSAPDAIWYVRPSSGGQYGPAGGDLLCEWIEQGRVGSSSLLWRDGWAQWRSAEEVLPELSVATPPIPPANIPGIPAAPVVAVPPTRIVVNEPTAEFQGDNQPGVIRSKRKQKRIKLISLMLAICLLLIGALVIAIYSSS